A single Symbiobacterium thermophilum IAM 14863 DNA region contains:
- a CDS encoding flagellar motor protein MotB, whose protein sequence is MAAMNKKPSAAEEHGGGGHGSGTARWMVSYADFMTLMFIVFVVMFSFARVDTAKYQSLARSLGQALGTVGPDIAPLPTRGQEGTALPIIWPERPGSLPDVPDWPAHLIAPPEEEPTESAPVPPVEPPPAEAEPADEPTDVWTVLEPEPAPVPASPRVTAPVAEPDEMAEVAEVFRAMPGVKTGLLSVALEERGIVLSVAGSLLFEPGEYTIRPEAYPTLNEIADKLAGVELPIMVNGTADASHAAGSAEAFELAALRAGAVVRYFTETYGLPGGNFVYFGYGDGQSASDRVTIVVARKAR, encoded by the coding sequence ATGGCCGCGATGAACAAGAAGCCGTCCGCGGCGGAGGAGCACGGCGGCGGAGGGCACGGCAGCGGCACGGCCCGCTGGATGGTCTCCTACGCGGACTTCATGACCCTCATGTTCATCGTGTTCGTGGTCATGTTCTCCTTCGCGCGGGTAGACACGGCCAAGTACCAGAGCCTGGCCCGGTCGCTGGGGCAGGCGCTGGGCACCGTGGGACCTGACATTGCGCCGCTGCCCACGCGCGGCCAGGAGGGCACCGCGCTGCCCATCATCTGGCCCGAGCGGCCGGGGAGCCTGCCGGACGTGCCCGACTGGCCGGCCCACCTCATCGCCCCGCCGGAGGAAGAGCCCACCGAGTCCGCACCGGTCCCGCCGGTGGAGCCGCCCCCTGCGGAGGCGGAACCGGCTGATGAGCCCACCGACGTGTGGACCGTGCTGGAGCCGGAACCGGCCCCGGTCCCGGCGTCCCCCCGGGTCACAGCGCCTGTGGCCGAGCCGGATGAGATGGCAGAGGTGGCCGAGGTCTTCCGGGCCATGCCGGGCGTGAAGACCGGCCTGCTCTCCGTGGCGCTGGAGGAGCGGGGCATCGTCCTCAGCGTGGCCGGCAGCCTGCTCTTCGAGCCTGGCGAGTACACCATCCGGCCCGAGGCGTATCCCACCCTCAACGAGATCGCGGACAAGCTGGCCGGGGTGGAACTTCCCATTATGGTGAACGGCACCGCCGACGCCAGCCACGCCGCCGGCAGCGCGGAGGCCTTTGAGCTGGCAGCCCTCCGGGCCGGCGCCGTGGTGCGGTACTTCACGGAGACCTACGGCCTGCCCGGCGGCAACTTCGTCTACTTCGGCTACGGCGACGGGCAGTCCGCCTCGGACCGGGTGACCATCGTGGTGGCGCGCAAGGCGCGGTAG
- a CDS encoding TMEM165/GDT1 family protein, giving the protein MEWKSALVTFAIIFLAELGDKTQLMVMSLSARSKAPHMIFLGAAGALIASSLVAVVAGDSFLRHIPVRYLRLGTGAMFMMIGAMLVYRSLRS; this is encoded by the coding sequence TTGGAATGGAAGTCCGCCCTCGTGACCTTCGCCATCATCTTCCTCGCCGAGCTCGGCGACAAGACCCAGCTGATGGTCATGTCCCTGTCCGCCCGGTCCAAGGCCCCGCACATGATCTTCCTCGGCGCGGCCGGGGCGCTGATCGCGTCCTCCCTGGTCGCCGTGGTGGCGGGCGACAGCTTTCTCCGCCACATCCCCGTCCGGTATCTCCGCCTGGGTACCGGTGCGATGTTCATGATGATCGGCGCCATGCTGGTCTACCGTTCCCTACGCAGTTGA
- a CDS encoding PD-(D/E)XK nuclease family protein → MAQPIPLHERHFSALALRLYAECPLRFRRRYVDGLAIPGLPDDPEERRAMLQGERFHLMARRYYSGLEPGTLGAPADRAELEDWMQKLVRYLPRRPGYAYYPELELRLSEPALRLVARFDLVVVAPDGEATIYDWKTLRHMPPRAKLEAAFQTTVYRYVLCAAGGAYAPGGAFDPDRVSMVYWNPLRGGREERLPYSAARFREDGRRLRQLVAQILATPPDGFPPTGDPRLCARCEYRQLCHGPLADRPLPEPGDGWPEAALEPGQEVPVEDEEPAGAFDADPDGLAGLPLP, encoded by the coding sequence GTGGCGCAGCCGATCCCTCTGCACGAGCGGCACTTCAGCGCCCTTGCCCTGCGGCTCTACGCGGAATGCCCCCTGCGCTTCCGCCGGCGGTACGTCGACGGGCTCGCCATTCCCGGCCTGCCCGATGACCCGGAGGAGCGGCGGGCGATGCTGCAGGGCGAGCGCTTCCACCTGATGGCCCGGCGGTACTACAGCGGCCTGGAGCCGGGCACCCTGGGCGCCCCCGCCGACCGGGCGGAGCTGGAGGACTGGATGCAGAAGCTGGTGCGCTACCTCCCCCGGCGTCCGGGGTACGCCTATTACCCCGAGCTGGAGCTGCGGCTGTCCGAGCCGGCGCTGCGGCTGGTGGCCAGGTTCGACCTGGTGGTCGTGGCGCCCGACGGGGAGGCGACAATCTACGACTGGAAGACCCTGCGCCACATGCCGCCCCGGGCGAAGCTGGAGGCCGCCTTTCAGACGACGGTCTACCGCTATGTGCTCTGCGCGGCCGGCGGCGCTTACGCTCCCGGCGGCGCGTTCGACCCCGACCGGGTGTCGATGGTCTACTGGAACCCGCTGCGAGGGGGGCGGGAGGAGCGGCTGCCGTACAGCGCGGCCCGGTTCCGGGAGGACGGCCGGCGGCTGCGGCAGCTGGTGGCGCAGATCCTGGCCACGCCGCCGGACGGGTTTCCGCCCACGGGGGATCCGCGCCTCTGCGCCCGGTGCGAGTACCGGCAGCTCTGTCACGGGCCGCTCGCGGACAGGCCGCTGCCTGAACCTGGCGACGGTTGGCCGGAGGCGGCTCTGGAGCCAGGCCAGGAAGTACCCGTGGAAGATGAGGAGCCGGCGGGCGCGTTCGACGCGGATCCGGACGGGCTCGCGGGCCTGCCGCTGCCCTAA
- a CDS encoding flagellar motor protein has protein sequence MDLATIGGLLFAIIAIAVGAYLEHVTLDSLLGISAFLIVVGGSIGATIVSSAVEDLKQVPRVLKMAFSPPKRDYQGMIDLLVGLAEKARRNGLLSLQEDAEHAENPVVQRGLTMAVDGADPEQVVAVMRAMSEQQADEIIRGAAVFDTAGGYAPTLGIMGTVMGLITIMGRLSEPDTLGPAIAVAFLATLYGLGSANLFFLPMGYKIKAIAKQLTHFNEMIIVGIEGIQAGENPRNLREKLSIYLPSTGGRRAAVTEGAPVREGA, from the coding sequence TTGGATCTCGCAACTATCGGCGGGCTGCTGTTCGCCATCATTGCCATCGCCGTCGGCGCGTACCTGGAGCACGTGACCCTCGACTCGCTGCTCGGCATCAGCGCCTTCCTCATCGTCGTCGGCGGCTCCATTGGTGCCACGATCGTGTCCAGTGCCGTCGAGGACCTGAAGCAGGTCCCCAGGGTGCTCAAGATGGCCTTCTCGCCGCCGAAGCGGGACTACCAGGGGATGATCGACCTCCTCGTCGGCCTGGCCGAGAAGGCCCGCCGCAACGGCCTGCTGTCCCTGCAGGAAGACGCCGAGCACGCCGAGAACCCCGTGGTGCAGCGGGGGCTCACCATGGCCGTGGACGGCGCGGATCCCGAACAGGTGGTCGCGGTCATGCGGGCGATGAGCGAGCAGCAGGCCGATGAGATCATCCGGGGCGCGGCGGTCTTTGATACCGCCGGCGGCTATGCGCCCACCCTGGGCATCATGGGCACCGTGATGGGGCTCATCACCATCATGGGCCGTCTCAGCGAGCCGGACACGCTTGGGCCGGCGATCGCCGTCGCCTTCCTGGCCACCCTCTACGGCCTGGGGTCCGCCAACCTCTTCTTCCTTCCGATGGGCTACAAGATCAAGGCCATCGCCAAGCAGCTGACCCACTTTAACGAGATGATCATCGTGGGGATCGAAGGCATTCAGGCCGGCGAGAACCCCCGAAACTTGCGGGAGAAGCTCTCCATCTACCTGCCCAGCACCGGCGGCCGGCGTGCCGCGGTGACGGAGGGCGCTCCGGTACGGGAAGGGGCATAG
- a CDS encoding ATP-dependent helicase: MTITLRPDQVQVAAYRGGYMAVPAVPGAGKTTVLAYLAADLIAEGRHLPGRILIVTYTNSAVGNFKNRIGQFLEARGLPRAGFEVRTIHSLAVQIVRERPEAIGWPDTFAVLDEVRRRTLVNALTAGWIAAHRDTWEALVREDVRNRDQALARWAEHTPELMSRLIQSFKARQLSPDDALSLTRGLPDTEPLRWAAEIYRDYQRALAREGLVDFDDMMLGAYRLLTGEPDLLERLRQRWTYVFEDEAQDSYRLQEQVLRLLAGPGGNFVRVGDPNQAIMGSFTTAEPALFRAFIREPGVDVRPLTMAGRSSQEIIDLANELVRWTCQDYPEPGCRDALEPQYIQRVPRGMGQSNPEPEGRRVLVRDFPAYEEEMDRIAGLAARSVRLYPEATVGVLLPTHAMVDRMLALLRDREAPAIPVGRTAPLERLRLGSDLLAALAFLAAPHVPERRAAAARLEPYLDRWLADAVQPADVLLLRMAADLRLSGEDLALAQYLALRARRLLEEEPLYGPGDVARELADALGRSGWLADALYDRQGFEPQPGVVYVTTCHAAKGLEWDTVYVAGLTRGFFTGGLRDRTLSEQWSLVPGQVNPEARALALLDQLAGAGGVSEDPAAAFKREQIGEKIRLLYVAITRARRNLLLSYHWRNERGYDTAPPPAVVRLRQFVQARR, translated from the coding sequence GTGACCATCACCCTGCGTCCCGACCAGGTCCAGGTGGCCGCGTACCGGGGCGGGTACATGGCCGTCCCGGCGGTGCCCGGCGCCGGCAAGACCACGGTGCTGGCGTATCTGGCCGCCGACCTCATCGCCGAGGGGCGCCACCTCCCCGGCCGGATCCTGATCGTCACCTACACCAACTCCGCCGTGGGCAATTTCAAGAACCGCATCGGTCAGTTCCTGGAGGCTCGGGGCCTGCCCCGCGCGGGCTTCGAGGTGCGCACCATCCACTCCCTGGCCGTGCAGATCGTCCGGGAGCGGCCGGAGGCCATCGGCTGGCCGGACACGTTCGCCGTGCTGGACGAGGTTCGCCGCAGGACCCTGGTCAACGCCCTCACGGCCGGGTGGATCGCCGCACACCGGGACACCTGGGAGGCGCTGGTCCGGGAGGATGTCCGCAACCGCGACCAGGCGCTGGCGCGGTGGGCGGAGCACACCCCCGAGCTGATGAGCCGGTTGATCCAGTCCTTCAAGGCGCGGCAGCTTTCGCCGGACGACGCGCTGTCACTGACCCGGGGCCTCCCCGACACCGAGCCCCTCCGCTGGGCGGCGGAGATCTACCGGGACTACCAGCGGGCTCTGGCCCGGGAGGGACTGGTGGACTTCGACGACATGATGCTGGGAGCCTACCGGCTCCTGACCGGCGAGCCCGACCTGCTGGAGCGGCTCCGGCAGCGGTGGACCTACGTGTTTGAGGATGAGGCGCAGGACTCGTACCGGCTGCAGGAGCAGGTGCTCCGCCTCCTGGCCGGCCCTGGCGGCAACTTCGTGCGGGTGGGCGACCCCAACCAGGCGATCATGGGCAGCTTCACCACGGCGGAGCCGGCGCTCTTCCGGGCCTTCATCCGTGAACCGGGGGTGGACGTCCGCCCCCTCACCATGGCCGGCCGCTCCAGCCAGGAGATCATCGACCTGGCCAATGAACTGGTGCGCTGGACCTGCCAGGACTACCCGGAGCCCGGCTGCCGGGACGCCCTCGAGCCGCAGTATATCCAGCGGGTTCCCAGGGGGATGGGGCAGTCCAACCCGGAGCCGGAGGGGCGCCGCGTCCTCGTCCGGGACTTTCCGGCCTACGAGGAGGAGATGGACCGGATTGCGGGGCTGGCCGCCCGGTCCGTGCGGCTCTACCCGGAGGCGACCGTGGGCGTGCTGCTCCCCACCCACGCGATGGTGGACCGGATGCTGGCGCTCCTGCGGGACCGGGAAGCCCCGGCCATCCCGGTGGGCAGGACGGCCCCCCTGGAGCGGCTGCGGCTGGGGTCGGACCTCCTGGCCGCCCTGGCCTTCCTGGCGGCGCCCCACGTGCCGGAGCGGCGCGCGGCGGCCGCCCGCCTGGAACCGTACCTCGACCGCTGGCTGGCGGACGCCGTGCAGCCGGCGGATGTCCTGCTCCTGCGGATGGCGGCCGACCTGCGGCTCTCCGGCGAGGACCTGGCCCTGGCGCAGTACCTGGCCCTGCGGGCCAGGCGGCTCCTGGAGGAGGAGCCGCTCTACGGCCCCGGCGACGTGGCCCGGGAGCTGGCGGACGCCCTCGGCCGATCGGGCTGGCTGGCCGATGCGCTGTACGACCGGCAGGGCTTCGAGCCCCAGCCCGGCGTGGTGTACGTGACCACCTGCCACGCCGCCAAGGGGCTGGAGTGGGACACCGTCTACGTCGCGGGCCTCACCCGGGGCTTCTTCACCGGCGGACTGCGCGACCGGACCCTCTCGGAGCAATGGTCGCTGGTGCCGGGGCAGGTCAACCCCGAGGCGAGGGCGCTGGCCCTGCTGGATCAGCTGGCCGGCGCCGGCGGGGTTTCCGAAGATCCCGCGGCGGCGTTCAAGCGGGAGCAGATCGGCGAGAAGATCCGGCTGCTCTACGTGGCCATCACCCGGGCTCGCCGCAACCTCCTGCTCTCCTATCACTGGCGCAACGAGCGGGGATACGACACCGCTCCCCCGCCGGCGGTGGTGCGGCTTCGGCAGTTCGTCCAGGCGAGGAGGTGA
- a CDS encoding ATP-dependent DNA helicase, producing the protein MSAAVTLITGPARSGKTTVLRGRFQQWLREGVRTDQILILTHGAEQTAPWVRGPDLPSGGAVQAYDFYGFVRQELTLHWPALQARVPAAARWLAPAFLPLTVERRLLQALLEPHYALFGDVVRATPERLALQLLTRVDRAAAAAGLELEDAVRRMAQADRPEKRLLFGQVAALLERHRARMLEAGLLDYGLALSLFTDGLLPDPAYRARLRARFRRLLVDDADEAAPAEQPFLVAMAEAVEEAAIALDPDGGHAFLQGADPRGILNRFARAHRICLPDPAPSLEERLAAVREARSAPAPPDRRPRSGSPQEVPCAPSPCYHMAAEFWGDMVNRAAEAVAGLVAAGLRPGEIAVLAPRVDHLLATALGQALAARGIALLPLVPTRRLLDDPAVRAIVALAGLAVPSWRPPWPSPGPLADAVRVLLGLDPAAAAHLGQALWEAGDDLPDPAGHPAPYRPLHGWLRAARGRTWQTDAFVRAALLEVLLPLRPDLPKESVRACRQLLRAASDFRLAAERLAAAPQARDRNLQAPDGNAQPPAGNSQPPAGPGADLFGMNYRPLLTEATCPLWPDPEDEGDGAVLLATPQAYLSRRLTSAAQVWLDVTSPGWLPAGASELANPHVLAPGWPEGAPWTDAQSRRVRQAARDRTVRALLRRCDGPVITAEAALSPWVQEQEGGLWA; encoded by the coding sequence GTGTCCGCGGCGGTCACGCTGATCACGGGCCCGGCCCGGTCCGGCAAGACGACGGTCCTCCGCGGCCGGTTCCAGCAGTGGCTCCGGGAGGGCGTGCGCACCGATCAGATCCTCATCCTCACCCACGGGGCGGAGCAGACCGCCCCGTGGGTGCGCGGTCCGGACCTGCCCTCGGGCGGCGCCGTCCAGGCGTACGACTTCTACGGCTTCGTCCGGCAGGAGCTGACGCTGCACTGGCCGGCCCTGCAGGCCAGGGTGCCGGCAGCCGCCCGCTGGCTGGCGCCGGCCTTTCTGCCCCTCACGGTGGAACGCCGCCTGCTGCAGGCCCTGCTGGAGCCCCATTACGCCCTGTTCGGCGACGTGGTGAGGGCCACGCCCGAACGGCTGGCGCTGCAGCTGCTCACCCGGGTCGACCGGGCGGCCGCGGCGGCGGGGCTGGAACTGGAGGATGCGGTGCGGCGAATGGCCCAGGCCGACCGGCCCGAGAAGCGGCTGCTGTTCGGGCAGGTCGCGGCCCTCCTGGAGCGGCACCGTGCCCGCATGCTGGAGGCCGGCCTTCTGGACTACGGGCTGGCCCTCTCGCTGTTCACGGACGGCCTGCTGCCGGATCCCGCCTACCGCGCCCGCCTGCGGGCCAGGTTCCGGCGGCTGCTGGTGGACGACGCGGACGAGGCCGCGCCGGCCGAGCAGCCGTTTCTTGTGGCGATGGCGGAGGCGGTGGAGGAGGCGGCCATCGCCCTCGACCCTGATGGAGGCCACGCCTTCCTGCAGGGGGCGGACCCCAGGGGAATCCTGAACCGATTCGCCCGCGCCCACCGGATCTGCCTGCCTGACCCGGCCCCCAGCCTCGAGGAACGGCTGGCGGCCGTCCGGGAGGCCCGGTCGGCGCCGGCCCCGCCTGACCGCCGCCCGCGGTCGGGGTCGCCGCAGGAGGTTCCATGCGCCCCGTCCCCGTGTTACCACATGGCCGCCGAGTTCTGGGGCGACATGGTGAACCGGGCGGCCGAGGCGGTGGCCGGCCTCGTGGCCGCGGGGCTCAGACCCGGGGAGATCGCCGTCCTTGCGCCCCGGGTCGACCACCTGCTGGCCACCGCCCTGGGCCAGGCCCTGGCGGCCCGGGGGATTGCCCTTCTGCCGTTGGTCCCGACCCGCCGGCTCCTGGATGATCCCGCCGTGCGGGCCATCGTCGCGCTCGCCGGCCTGGCCGTGCCGTCCTGGCGGCCGCCGTGGCCGTCGCCGGGTCCCTTGGCCGACGCCGTTCGGGTGCTGCTGGGGCTCGACCCGGCAGCCGCCGCCCACCTGGGACAGGCGCTCTGGGAAGCCGGGGACGACCTGCCCGATCCCGCCGGCCATCCGGCGCCGTACCGGCCGCTTCACGGGTGGCTGCGGGCGGCCCGCGGGAGGACGTGGCAGACCGACGCCTTCGTCCGGGCCGCCCTGTTGGAGGTGCTGCTCCCCCTGCGGCCCGACCTGCCGAAGGAGTCGGTCAGGGCCTGCCGTCAGCTGCTGCGGGCTGCGTCGGACTTCCGCCTGGCCGCGGAGCGGCTCGCGGCCGCGCCCCAGGCCCGGGACAGGAATCTGCAGGCCCCGGACGGAAACGCCCAGCCCCCGGCCGGGAACTCCCAGCCCCCGGCGGGTCCGGGCGCCGACCTCTTCGGCATGAACTACCGGCCGCTGCTCACCGAGGCCACCTGCCCGCTGTGGCCGGACCCGGAGGACGAGGGGGACGGGGCCGTGCTGCTGGCGACGCCGCAGGCGTACCTGAGCCGCCGGCTGACCTCGGCGGCGCAGGTCTGGCTGGATGTCACCTCCCCCGGCTGGCTGCCCGCCGGCGCCTCCGAGCTGGCCAACCCCCACGTGCTGGCCCCCGGCTGGCCGGAGGGCGCACCGTGGACGGATGCCCAGTCCCGCCGGGTCCGGCAGGCCGCCCGGGACCGCACGGTGCGCGCCCTGCTGCGCCGGTGCGACGGCCCGGTCATCACCGCGGAGGCCGCCCTGAGCCCGTGGGTCCAGGAGCAGGAAGGGGGGCTGTGGGCGTGA